Proteins from one Acidobacteriota bacterium genomic window:
- a CDS encoding RtcB family protein — protein sequence MTPETGAPSKIRVLSGARTPPDAEALGRLEAIAALPYVAAPVVALGDLHWKPGLEVPSSTATATEDDIVLSLSSPSMNCGMTLVKTSLAAAELQDSAAIARLMTAVRDEIPRSRSAPAITRDEALDFVMGGGRAAAARYEFDPQSIAGMEERGSLFSERETDRAAVLDALDEECLARGRTSFAFIGGGNHFLEIQIVEEIRDAAAAEALGLAAGQIVVMYHTGSERLGHDLGRLYASRLKTSSNRRRKYFFRKIPLHLGRARRPGDLSRRWRYHFARRDFIPVPAGSDEGRRLMLSLKAASNFGYANRVAVLDLVRRAFTRATGRGDGAFEVIADLSHNVIGRESIGGRSLWVHRHNAVRITPPSHWPEGSLYRRIGRPSMLPGTNRTSSYLLVSREGAAATLNSADHGAGRTVERFEELGLLTPRRDRRTVKFTYRSAIPESLVNLSDEGVDEIVALLAGADVAVPAARLRPIAVLKG from the coding sequence GTGACGCCGGAAACCGGCGCGCCGTCGAAGATCCGCGTCCTCTCGGGCGCGCGGACCCCCCCCGACGCCGAGGCGCTCGGGCGCCTCGAGGCGATCGCGGCCCTCCCGTACGTGGCCGCGCCCGTCGTGGCCCTCGGGGATCTGCACTGGAAGCCGGGGCTCGAGGTCCCGTCGAGCACCGCCACCGCGACGGAGGACGACATCGTCCTCTCCCTCTCGAGCCCCTCGATGAACTGCGGGATGACGCTGGTGAAGACCTCCCTCGCCGCCGCCGAGCTCCAGGACAGCGCCGCCATCGCGCGACTGATGACGGCCGTGAGGGACGAGATCCCCCGCTCGCGGTCGGCCCCGGCCATCACCCGTGACGAGGCCCTCGACTTCGTGATGGGCGGCGGGCGGGCCGCCGCCGCGAGGTACGAGTTCGATCCGCAGTCGATCGCCGGGATGGAGGAGAGGGGCTCCCTCTTCTCGGAGCGGGAGACGGATCGCGCCGCGGTCCTCGACGCCCTCGACGAGGAGTGCCTTGCACGCGGGCGCACGTCGTTCGCCTTCATCGGCGGGGGAAACCACTTCCTCGAGATCCAGATCGTCGAGGAGATCCGCGACGCCGCGGCCGCGGAGGCCCTGGGCCTGGCGGCGGGCCAGATCGTCGTCATGTACCACACCGGCTCGGAGCGGCTCGGCCACGATCTGGGGCGCCTCTACGCCTCGCGGTTGAAGACCTCCTCGAACCGGCGCCGCAAATACTTCTTCCGGAAGATCCCGCTGCACCTCGGGCGGGCCCGCCGCCCCGGCGATCTCTCGCGCCGCTGGCGCTACCACTTCGCGCGCCGCGACTTCATCCCCGTCCCGGCCGGATCCGACGAGGGGCGGCGGCTGATGCTCTCGCTCAAGGCCGCGAGCAACTTCGGATACGCGAACCGCGTGGCGGTCCTCGATCTGGTGCGGCGCGCCTTCACGAGGGCGACCGGGCGCGGCGACGGCGCCTTCGAGGTGATCGCCGATCTCTCGCACAACGTGATCGGGCGCGAGTCCATCGGGGGGAGATCGCTCTGGGTGCACCGGCACAACGCGGTCCGGATCACCCCCCCCTCCCACTGGCCCGAGGGAAGCCTCTACCGGCGCATCGGCCGCCCCTCGATGCTCCCCGGCACGAACCGGACGTCGAGCTATCTCCTGGTCAGCCGCGAGGGTGCCGCCGCCACGCTGAACTCGGCCGACCACGGCGCCGGGCGCACGGTCGAGCGGTTCGAGGAGCTGGGGCTCCTGACGCCGCGCCGCGATCGGCGCACGGTGAAGTTCACGTACCGCTCGGCGATCCCCGAGAGCCTCGTCAACCTCTCCGACGAGGGAGTCGACGAGATCGTCGCCCTCCTCGCCGGGGCCGACGTCGCCGTCCCCGCCGCGAGGCTCCGCCCGATCGCGGTGCTCAAGGGCTGA